The Cryptomeria japonica chromosome 6, Sugi_1.0, whole genome shotgun sequence genomic interval TTTCAATGATTCTAGTTAATGCTTATTTGCAGTGTTATGCTTTTGGCGATTGATCAAACTTAAGCTTTTTGATTTTCAGGGATTGTATTTTATATTGTTAGTTTGGCCTTCATTATTTTGCAAGACTAATTAAGGATATGTTATTTTGTCAATGGTTCAGAATTTTGGCATTAATCACTATACCTGCTCAGGGAAAGTCTACTGGAAGGATATTGGTGTTGTTTAGGTTGCATTATACCAGATCCTGTAGTTTGTGCATGCTGCCAGTCTAAGCAGGGCAGCAACACCGATGGCAGATGTAGATTATCACAGCCTTCCCCGGAAAGAGCTTCAAAATCTGTGTAAGAAAAATGGAATACCTGCAAATAAAACAAATTCCTTTATGGTAGATGCTCTTACTTCGATCTTGAAGGTATTTGCTACTACTATTTCTGCTTGAATCTATTTATACAATTTAAACCATATAATTTTTAAACTTAAACTATGTGGAGTACAGAAAATTGTAATCCTTAACTTCTGCCTATCACATATttatttgaaaccaaatttgaaattaattatatGATAAGCTATAATGGTTTATTTGATAATTGCATTTTGATTTCACTTGTCATTGGAAAAGCTTGGGTTGTTCAGTCATCTACTACTTATTCAACTAACTCGTCAATGTTGAAGGTTGATAAGTCAAAGGTTGATTATCACAGCCTTCCCCGGAAAGAGCTTCAAAATCTCTGTAAGAAACATGGAATTCCTGCAAATAAAACAAATTCCTTTATGGCAGATGCTCTTACTTCAATCTTGAAGGTATTTGCCACTATTATTTCTGTTTGAATCTATTTAAACAATTTAAACtaaatagtttttaaaattaaatcatGTGGAGCAGAAGGGTATACCTAAGGAGATACAGGAAACTGTAATCCTTAACTTCTGCCCATCACATATTTatttgaaaccaaaatttgaaattaattatatGATAAGCTATATGGTCTCTTTGATAATTGCATTCTGATTTCACTTGTCATTGGAAAAGCATCtaatattgattcttcaagaggtTTGTTTAGACATCTAATACTTATTTAACTAACTCTTCAATGTTGAAGGTTGATTATTACAGCCTGCCCCGGAAAGAGCTTCAAAATCTCTGTAAGAAACATGGAATACCTGCAAATAAAACAAATTCCTTTATGGCAGATGCTCTTACTTCGATCTTGAAGGTATTTGCCACTACCATTTCTGTTTGAATCAATTTAAACTAAATACCTTTTAAACTTAAATCGTGTGGAGCAGAAGGGTATACCTGAGGAGATACAGGAAACTGTAATCCTGAACTTCTGCCCATCACATATATATttgaagccaaaatttgaaattaattatatGATAAGCTATATGGTATATTTGATAATTGCATTTTGATTTCACTTGTCATTGGAAAAGCTTGGGTTGTTCAGTCATCTAATTTTAATTCTTTGATAGGGTTGTGCAGTCATCTAATATTGATTTTTTGATAGGGTTGTTCAGTCATTATATTTTGGTTCTTTAATAGGGTTGTTCAGTCATCTAATACTTATTCAACTAACTCTTCAATGTTGAAGGTTGATAAGCCAAATGAATTTGTCTCAGCAACTCCTACAACCTTACCTGAGGATGCAGGGAACACATCCATTTCTTCTATACTAAAAATACACAATAATAGGGAAGATTTCACTGCATCAAAATGTTCTTATGAAAGTACATTTTTCTCTTTGGAAATTCAATCTCAAAGAAAAGAACCGATTGAGGAAGATGCTATCCCTTCAACAGTGGATACCCATACTGAAGAGTTCACTGGAGAAAATCCAAAGACAAAAACTGCAACAATTGATAACAGTAATACAAATAAGACATCTGAAGCAGAAAATGTTCTATTGTATGTTGCATCATTGGGTACTGATGATCGGAAAGAACTTTTTGAGGAAGATGCTATCCCTTCAACAGTGGATAGCCATACTGAAGAGTTCACTGGGGAAAATCCAAAGACAGAAACTGCAACAATGGACAACAGTAATACAACTAAGACATCTGAAGCAGAAAAAGTTCTATTGTATGTTGCATCATTGGGTACTGATGATCGGAATTTTTTTTACCATCATGCTAATCAGCAAATTGAATCTGGTCCAGACACTCCTATATCCCTTTATGGGGATGCGTTGGTATGGATATTCTTTTCATattatatctttttatattttggtCACCTTTTGAATTCTTGATCCTGTAGTATCAGTCTTTTtatgggaaatcaaaatttgaacttATAAATCTAGTGATCTTTTTATAACGTCAGGTAGTATTTTTCCTGGTTTTGTTTTCCTCTTTTGGATGATCAGGAAGAGCTTTGCCAACAGGCTAAATTTATTACTAGAAAGGGTGACGAATATTCACTGTGTTGCACATCCAGTTCCTCTCTTTGTAAAGATGTGAATGATAGGCTGGACAATGATACCAAAACATATAGTCATGACGAGCAGACAACAGTTGATGTGCAAAGAGTGGATCATTGGGGTCAGGTGAGTTGTATATTATAGAAGTATCTCCTATTTGTTCAGAATATGATCTTCCTTTTTATCCTTCTTATCCTTAGACCCTTAATGAGGATGTGCTGGTATGGACTTTCTTGTTAGAtaatatctttttatcatttgaccACCTTTTGAATTCTTGATCACATAGTATCAGTCTTTAGTGGTAAATCATAATTTGAAGTTATAGATCTAGTGATTCTTTTATAATCTTAGGTGATTTTTTCCTTTCTCGGATTATCAGGAAGAGCTTTGTCAACAGGCTAAATTTGTTACTAGAATTGGTGATGAATATTCATCGGGTTGCACATCCATTTCCTATCTTTGTAAAGATGTGAATGATAGGCTGGACCTTGATGAGATGACAACAGTTGATATGCAAAGATTGGATCGTTTGGGTCAGGTGAGTTGTATACAAATAGAAATATCTCCTATTTGTTTAGAATTTGGTCCCTCCTTGTCCTAAGGCCACAGCATTATTTGATGGTGGCCATGTGGTATTTTTGACTTCTGCAGCAGATTTATTCTGAAGCTGCTCAATTGAGTGGTCTGAATATTATATGTCTGCTGTTTTTAATGGTTATATATCTCTCATTCGGTTTGTTGATGATCAGGAAAAACATTGTCAACAGActaaaattgttaccaaaaatgttgatgaagaatcTTTACATTGCACATCCAACCTTTCTCCTTGTTCGGTAGTGAATGTCGGTGACACCCATGAAGGCAACTTTTCTCCTGGTAATGAGGAGAGGTCAATTCATGTTGAAGGAGTAGACCTTTTGTCTCAGGTAAGCTACATAACAAGGGAGACATCCCTATTATGCTGCTTCTCTTGTTGTATGATCTCCCTGTTGAATTTATATTCTTGTTATCTTTTAACTGTCAGATAGCATAGTGGCTGAAGTATCGGTATCTCTAATATTGAAACAATAAGCAAACACATGCTCATATTGCTTGGTATTTTGTTGGTTTTGTTTCACTTAGTTGATCTTGTGGATTTTAGGAGAAAGAGATATACATGAGAGATCAGGAAGAAAATGATATTGATCCAGCACTATTATACTCATGTGAAAGGCTGAAAAATCACCACGATAATTATAAGAATAGCCAGAGGCacattgacattgatgacaaaaaagatTTGTTTGCAATGGAAACGGTTATAGATGATGAAACAGTGAAACATGATCAACCATGCAACCAACCACCATTTTACAGAGGAAATGACAAGGAAATTgacattgatgacagaaaagaTTTGTTTGGAAAGGAAATGGCTATAGATGATGAAACAGTGAAACACGGTCAACCATGCAACCAACCACTATCTTGCAGAGGAAATGATGAAGTTAAGAAAAGTATGGTCAAGATTCAGACAGCTGAAGTTTCTAACAAGTCTTCTTCATGTCAGCTTTTTGTCTGTCAAGTTAATGGGATTAAGCAATTTGTTGACCTTGAAAATCCCAGTTCATCAGAATGGGTGAAAACCCATAATTGTGAGCTTTCTGAGTTAAAATCAGCAAGCTGTAAAACCATCTGCAAAGTTGATGTGACAGAAGAAAGCAGGAAAGTTAAGTCAGATAAGCTTACTGATTTTCAGCCACCAACTTCAGATTTTGAGAGGTTTTCAGATCAAAATCCAACTACATGCTCTTCAAAATTCCTTGGAAGCCAGAATTTTGGTTCCATATTGCCCTTTACTAAGAAATTGGATGTTTGTAGAGAGCGGAGACGCACCTCTTCATTCCTTATACCTCCACATGGTGCAAATAGAGGCTTGTCTTCTTTCATGACTAAGAAATCAAGCAGGCTCTCATATACTTTCATCTCTCCAAAAAATACAATAAATGTTTCATTCTCCTCCCCTTCAGCAATTGGAGACTCACACAAATCTGTTAGCACACAGGTATATAGATATTTTCTTGTCCTTTATATTTTCCTTGCTAAAGCTTATTTAATTTTAGTTTAAAATATGTTGTTGAATGTCCTCATATAGATTCATAATCTGGTTTAAAAAATAGACCAGTGTTAGTGCCCTTTAAAGAGTTCCACCAACTTTTCATGTAATAGTTACGTAATTTGATAATGTTTGTCATCTATGTCCATGCAATTGACAGGTTAACTGCTCATCTGAAAATTCTTGGCCAATAAAGGCAGCACCATCAAAAGTACCAAATTTCTCTATTAAGCTGGGGACACCAGAAAAATAAGTGTTGCTTGCCAAGTATCATCCTAACACAAAAACTGCCTATTCTATAGATGAACCTGCTAGTCCACATGCTTTTGTTGAAGCAGTATCTGCAATGACTCCCATCAAAGATGGATGTCAAGATGTTGAAATGTTGGATCAAGAGTTGCACTATTATTCTACTACCGAAAGCCTCCAAAACAAAGCAGACAATGAACACATTTTTCGTCTTGCAGAGGTGTGTTATTTTTCTAAAATACTAAAAAGGAAAAGGACTTTTGATGCTTGCAGcccttccatttgttgcaatcaaaaTTAGATGATTTTCTTTTTAATATTGGGTGAATGAGCCTCTAGGCCCAAAGATAGATGACTTTTATTTTGTGCAGATGAGGCTCTAGGTAGGCCACACTTATTAGTTGAAatttgttatggtggatatttggctttttaatttttgttttatgcAGTTATATGTAGAAGAATATCTTAGAAAATTGTCTAAGTGTTGGCTTCCAATCTCTTCCAGTTCTTGAGCACTGTGAattcttaatttcaactttttgcTGGTTAGTTTAAAAGTTTGTCGTACTTACTATTAATATTTATAGACGTTGAACTTAACTGATGATTATGGGAAAGTCTTTCAGCACTGGTCCAGGTTAATTCAagcatatttttgtttcttttactGGCTAAAAAGCAGAGCCTGATGCATTTTATCTTTTACAGGACTATCGGAATAGTGACAAGAAAGTTGAGAGGTTAGCAATGCCTTGAATGCTCAAGATATTTTGTATAGAGTTCTGTTCAACTGTAAACAAATTCTTAAATCTTTATGTTTTATTTCAGTGTGTCACAGATGAATTTTCCCCATAATTCTCAGAAGCAAATGCACAAGAAAAGCCTGTTACAAGATTTACAAGCTGAAGAGAGTAGAAGAATTTCAAGGTACAAGGATGACTATAAGAAGTCTCCTTTCACTAAATGTTTACGAGGCATGAACAAATTAGCAAGAGCTGCAACCTTACGAGCAGACATCCTAGCCAGAAAAAGGGGATTACCTCTTGTGGGAAATAGTTCTGCTTATTCACAGTCTACTTCTGCATTTCATGATCTTCCTTACCAGAGCCAAAATGTACAAGAAAAAAATAGCCAGGATAGAATTCTGAGAGGTGAGACTGGTAATGAAAATGGTGCTTCTCCCCAAGTTTACTGTGAGACAGACCAATGCGTTTCTTCCATAAAAGGATATGAAAGTGAAGATCCAGCAGTCTTTCCAAGTGTATATGAAGATAGAACTCAGTCTGTTTCTCATTTTACTCTAGGGAAGGATCCTATGCATAGTTTCTGCAATATTGCTATGCCTTTAGCACATAATGGGCCAGTAATAACAAGTGCTTCAGCAGTTCTTCCAAGAGATAAGGCACTACAAAGCAACTCCATAATTAGAGAATCAAATTCAAAGTTGTCTAAAAGACAATATTCAGAAATATCTCCCCTAGTGCATCAAGAGAAACTTATTTCTGTTTACGGATTAATTCCAGGGAAGGATCTTGTGCAAAATATTGGCAATATTTCTGCCTCCTTAGCTTTAGTGGGGCCAGTTATGACACATGTATCAACAGGGATTGAGAGGGAGGAGAGACAGAACAACAACACAAAATTGCTTGGTCAATCCTTTCAGCCATTAGCAAAGAAGCAATTCTTTGAGAAAGACTTGGTAGAATCTATGGAAAGCCCCCATTACGAGGCAGACAATGAACACAATTTTTGTCTTGCAGAGGTGTGTTATTTTCCTAAAATACTAAAAATGATAAGGCTGCAGTCCCTCTATTTGTCTCAATCAAAATATTAGAATATTTCTTTTTAATATTGGGTGAATGTACCTCTAGGGCCTAGGCCCAAAGAATGATCTTTATTTTGTGCAGATGAAGCTATAGGTAGGCCATACTTATCAGGTGAAattgttatggtggatatttggctatttttttttgttatatgtGGAGATACACTAAATTTTTTTTTCCTAGTATTTGTGAAATAATTTTCTCACTGTTATACTTGATAAATCTTTCAATTTCATTAAAAGATAATCTCTTTGAACAAGTGGAGAACATAGAGTTTTCCTTAGGTTGTCAAGTGGAGTTAAAGCAAAGAGGTGGTTATGTGTAGAAGAATATCTTAGAAAATTTTGTCTGAAGTGTTGGCTTGCAGTTTCTTATAGTTCTTGAGCACTGTGaatttttatttcatgtttttgcTGGCTAGTTTAAAAGTTTGCTACATTTACCACTAATATATATAGATATTGAACATAACTGATGATTATGGAAGTCTTTCAGCACCGGTCAACGTTAATTCatgcatatttttatttattttcctagCTAAAAAACAGAGCCTGATGCATTCTATCTTTTACAGGACTATCAGAATAGTGACAAGAAAATTGAGAGGTTAGAAATGCCTTGAACCCTCAAGATGTTTTGTAAAGAGTACTGTTCAAGTTTCAAATGTAAACAAATTCTCAAATCTTTATGTTTTATTTCAGTGTGTCACAGATGAATTGTCCCCATAATTATCAGAAGCAAATGCACCAGAAAAGCCTGTTGCAAGATTTACAAGCTGAAGAGAATAGAAAAATTTCAAGGTACAGGGATGACTATAAGAAGTCTCCATTTACTAAATGTTTACGAAGCACGGACAATTTAGCAAGAGCTGCTACCATACGAGCAGACATCCTAGCCAGAAGAAGGGGGATTACCTCTTGTGGGAAATAGTTCTGCTTATTCACAGTCTACTGCTGCATTTCATTTCTGCTATGCCTTTAGTACATAATGGGTCAGTAATAATGAGTGCTTCAGCAGGTCTTCCAAGAGATGAGACACAACAAAGCAACTCCGTAATTAGAGAATCAAATCCGAAGTTGTCCAAAAGACAATATTCAATAATATCTCCCCTAGTGTATCAAGAGAAACTTATTTCTGTTTATGGATTAATTCGAGGGAAGGGCCTTTTGCAAAGCATTGGCAATATTTCTGCTCCCTAAGTGGGGCCAGTTATGACATGTGTCAACAGGGATTGACAGGGAGGAAGATAGACAAAACAATACTACAAGTAGTGAATATAATCCAAAATTGCTTGGTTGATCCTTTCAGCCGTTAGCAAAGAAGCAATCCTTTGAGAAATAATCAGGCAGAATCTTCAGAGAGAATGCAAGCACAGAGAATACAACACAATGTTATGAACCATCTTTCTGGACAAATGAATTTTGCtgagaaggttcctaataacaggAACAAcacaaattatttattaaagttaaaTTTGATTAAGTCTTGCATATTAGAGACTGAAGATGGATCTACTGAAAAGGTCAGAGAGAGTCAAACCAGATACCAGGGACAATTAAAGACCCCTCTGAGAGGGAAGTCTAAATAAAAGGCAGTGGAAGCTGCCAAGAAAAAAGCATTTGTTCAATGGAATGACAATGAAATAAGGAACAACATAGGTAACTTACTAGATTTAAATTGGATCAGCTCTTACATATTGGAGACTGAAGATGGATATATTAAAAGGGTGGAAAGCAGAAAAGACAGGAGGAACAGTTTGAGACTTCTATGAGAGGGAATTCTAAAGAAAAGGCAATGAAAGTTGCTAAGAAAATGGCCTTTGTTCAATTTAATGAGACCTTAAATTCGAAAAGGGGAATCACCACAGTAAATTAGCTCTGTTTCAAAGGGAATTACTGCAGCTTTTGTCTTCGCTCTTCTAACAGCACTAGCAGTGATTGAAAACTGTGTTTTTTTTTTACATGATTTGGATCTTTTGTAGATGTAAGGATTCTTTTGGAACACATCTTGTTACCTATTTAGCCTTCTAGCGAGTTATAAGTTTTATTATTAGAGGTTGAGAGGGTTTTAAGTAGCCAAGAAGACCGAGGTATTAATCTAACACTTTGAATGTTATAAGGGTGACATCTTAagaatttttattcttttgtttaaAAATTTCCTTCCCACGTTGAAAGGTCAGCAATTGTGTTTATTTTGTAAGAAGAGGGGAATTAAAACTCAAAGCTCAAAGTTTGGAGTTCGAGCTTCATGTGCTTTTAGGGTTTTCTTAAGTTTACCCTAGTCCTATCTTGGTTGCTAACATTTCAAGAAAAGAAAGATGGAGTTCCTCAGCGTAAGTAGCTGCATGCAAAGTCACTACAAGCTGTTATACCGCCAAAGAAGCCGCCAAGAGACAGTAATTTAAATCATGCAATGAATCACGCGCGAGGGAAGCGAATCATGAAGTAAATGAGCGTTCAGGTGTGCCTTCAGATGGTTTAAGTGTAGGATATGAACTATGCCAGATGTAGGAGTTCCTTCTTTGAATCCACTGACATCTCATGAAAAGCCAATGCAAAGAGGATGCACAGCACCGATTCAGGTCTGTCTTATTCTCAGTCATCTTGTTGTTGTTTCCAAGGAAAAGAGAAGGATTGATAGTATGTATTATGAAGGGGTTTTCTTTAATTATGTTTTGGAAGCATTCAGAGTTGTGGCAATCTTAGCTTGTCAAGGATTTTGTATTGTGGGTGACAACGTATAGGTCTAGAATAGCAGTCATTAATGATGCAGATCAGAGAAAACTCAGAGCATAAAAGCCTTATACAAAGGCATTACCAGACTTGTGATATTGTTCAGTAAACAAGAGTTCTCAGTGTTTGAGTATTTCAATGAAAAAGGAACACAGACAGATTCAGAAGGGTAGCAGTCATAGATTGTCTCAGTGCATGGGGCAGTAAGTCAAGAGGGAGTATAGATTGTCTCAGTGCATGGGGCAGTAAGTCGAGGGAGTATAGATTGAAACAAAAGATGAATGGAGATCTGAGACAATAGCATATGGCTAAGGTATTAAAAGAAAAGAAAGTTACATAGAAATACACTACAACCTAGGGACAAACCAGTCAAAGGCATAGCATAAAGATAGTCTAAGACTAACAGTGCACCAAATGACAGTATGCAGAGGCAGAGACAATCACAATGCAGTAAATACACAGTGACAAGAGACATGTAGTAGAATAAGATTAAAGACAAGGATTAGTAGCAGCAAAGAAGGACGAAGCATCACAAAGCACTCTATAAAAGAAAGAATAGAAGGGTATGATCACAAAATTTCAAATCATAAAGTTTCACCAAGGACAGTCTAAGACAAGGATACTGCTGTAGCATTACTCACAGCCGAAATAGCAGATTATCTGAGTGGTGCTAGAAAGACAAGAATGATTTGTATTCATTATCAACACACCAGGAGTAAATGATTAAGCAATGAGTTTGAAGCACAGAGGATATGCTATAGAAATATAAAGGCAAATGTTAATAATGTTTGGTCACAAATCAAAGAGTTTTCACAGTCCCATGACTGTTACATGAAGGCACCATTCTCACATAGGAACAGAGACTTTTCAGATCAGTGGTCATAATAGAGGATGATCTGGGTATTGAAAAGGTTGTGAAAGCAGTCTACTTGTAGGAGCCTGATATGATACTATCAAAGAAGCACAGAGCAGCATAAAGGATCACAGTGCCAAAATGGAGATTTTCAGTCTCGTGTCTGAGAGATAGAATAGTATTGACAAGGATTCATGCCAAGCAAAGGTTTCTAACTTTTCTTAAAAGTTGAAGGTGATGAGCTACAATGGAATCAAAAATTGTTTGACAGTCCAAATTATGGAAAAGTTTCAATGTGCCAAAGATAAGATCATGATGTCTACAGCAGTCAAAATCAAATCCTTAGGAATACAAAACAATCCAAATCCCAAAGAATGGAGGACAATGAGCATGGTGTTTGAGACACAGTCCATTACCACCAAAAAGCCACAAGAAGGCAGTCATGATCATAGTCATTAAGGACATCAAAGACAAATATGACAGTGACTATACCCTAAACACAAAACAGTGACCAAGAGCATGCAAGGAATGTGCCATGAAAACGGTGATAAGGTCATTAGAAGGATCAACCATGACAGTCACTGTCAAACAAtgaaaatccaatcaaagaaaacagAGGAAAGATTGTAAAGGTTGTAGTCATTCATAACCATCAAAAGACAGTCTAAAGCTTGTGAAAGACAAATCCAAAGACAGTCATATTGGTTGTTTTGAAGATGACAGAGATAAAAAGTTATGTAAGGATGACCGAGCAGACTAccaacaaaaacacagtcataaCTACATGTGTTATCACTGTCAAAGACAGTCAGTCTCAAGAAGCCAATGCACAAGGTTCTCCAAGCAATCCAATGATGAAAAGCCTCCACAGATttacaaaagagaaagagaaaacaatgAATTTATgaaggtttcagacttgtcaaagaagACACAGCAGTCCTTAATGGCATGACAGTCCTAATACTGTCAAAAGGGTCCATATCTGATAATGAATAAGATCAAAAAGGGTATTGAACACTGTGATAGCATCAAAGGCAGCCCAATAAAGCATTATAACAGCCTTCTACAAACAGGATATGACATGATACATCACAGTCACATCACAGCAGTCACAGAGGCTTTAAAGGCACTGATCATGTATTGACAGTAGATCAGTCTCTCACCTCCAAAGAATATGAAATCACTATAGAATATAATGCTTTTACTAAAGTTGAAGAACCAAATGAACAAAATGCTGTTAATACAGTGAAATCTCAATCACAGAGATCTCGTAGCAGCCCTTAAGGACACCACTGGTCACAAAAGAAATAGCAGTCACAGTGAGGACAACTTTTCAAACAGCATTATGACAAAGGAAAGCAGTCATAGCAGGGTATACAATTAAAGTCATGCTGCAGTGATCCTAAGGACAGTGAGAAGATATCATCAAGCTCAGGAAACATCCATGGATGTTAGGTACCAAAGAGCAGAGGTAAAGCCTTTTGAGAGACAGTGTTGCAACACTTAAGGGGCAATCCAAATGAAAGATCACAGGACTGTCATACACAGAGAGCATCATAGACCAGCCACTGTCAAAAGGCAGAGCAAATCAAGAGGAAAAGAGATGTGAACATGGAGCATTCACAAtgcaaaaatgcagtcataatcACCAACGAGGCCTAGAACAAAGCAAAGAAGACAGTCAAGAAAAATGGGAGTTTCTCAGTCATAGTTGCAGCAGTCTTCACAAATGACAGTCATTCATAGCCTAACAAGGATAATTGTACTTCAAGTTCACTTCCAATTCCTTGCATCATGCTCATCTAGAGTTCAAGCTATCACTCAAGCAGTTCACacatcagtctaaaaggaaagagGTATATTTCTAAGTCAGTCTCAGCTTGAGTTTCATTTAAGGCCTGAAAATTAAGGGTTTTGGAGGTGCTTACATCAGTTTTACATCAGTTAGAGACCCCTACATGGATCATTCATGAGTTAAGATAATTTTTGAAGCACTTAACCATCAGTTTTCTTTAGTTTGGACTCCTTTTTTGCCTCCCTCAAGATCAAATTCGACCCAAGAGCAATATCATGCAAATTGAAGATCAAGACTAGGAGAAGGGGACAGGCAGTTCAAGCTCTTCATTGACTCAAGAACTGGAGTTAAATATCAGTCTCTTCTTCAGCCAAGAGAGGGAGCTCATTTGATATATCTTtgtaccttcttttcttttcttgcataCACACAGCAGCAAGAAGATTGTAGCTCATTTATTTTCAGGCTTTCAAGCATTGTAAGAGATTTTCATCAGTTTATGAATAAAGGACAGCAGATTCTTTTCATACCTATCTTGTTTCAACATTGttacatgaatgattttgatgaaaatACCGAGATTTTACTATtaaatcctttattgtttgtctCATTAGTGTTTTCTGGAACAAGTAATTTCATTACAAactcaggttgcgtgttgtgtcatTTGGTTTCAATAGATTGAATGTTTGTGAAAATTCTTTTCCTTCAAACAAAATATTGGAAACATTCAAACCTTCACATGAAATACTTATGAGTTCCATGATCTCAGTTGATTTGCAATCAAGTTTTAGGTCCTTTAAAGCTGATAATTCATTTGCAGCAGTAGTAATCATTCATTTTGGTGCAATCACCTCCTGTTAGATTAGGATTTTCAATTCCAGCAAACTTCTTATCATTTTTCCCAGACAATTATTAGTTTTAGGAGGTGTTTTCCACAAAGTTACCCTGAGTTTCCGGGATGGGGACGGCAGGGGACAGCGGGACGCatttccgggacggcaaatttttttgccaaatttggggatggcgggggacggcaaaggggacggctatataaaatataggaaaaaattaaaatatataggaaaatttcaaaattctaaatgttcatatgaaaacatggataaagcatgcatacatacattatattcatatgaaaacaataaaacatggatatagcatgtatgatactatgaaaagttgaaaacattttagaatgtaaattttgaacatacaacattgttaatactcaatagacaatatgcaattatgcattcataaatcagaatttcaattcattcacattgtcaatatgcatatcaatagactcggaggttaaattttccctacttctattgacGCAGTTTctccccatatttttc includes:
- the LOC131856074 gene encoding uncharacterized protein LOC131856074 isoform X1 — translated: MTPIKDGCQDVEMLDQELHYYSTTESLQNKADNEHIFRLAEDYRNSDKKVESVSQMNFPHNSQKQMHKKSLLQDLQAEESRRISRYKDDYKKSPFTKCLRGMNKLARAATLRADILARKRGLPLVGNSSAYSQSTSAFHDLPYQSQNVQEKNSQDRILRGETGNENGASPQVYCETDQCVSSIKGYESEDPAVFPSVYEDRTQSVSHFTLGKDPMHSFCNIAMPLAHNGPVITSASAVLPRDKALQSNSIIRESNSKLSKRQYSEISPLVHQEKLISVYGLIPGKDLVQNIGNISASLALVGPVMTHVSTGIEREERQNNNTKLLGQSFQPLAKKQFFEKDLVESMESPHYEADNEHNFCLAEDYQNSDKKIESVSQMNCPHNYQKQMHQKSLLQDLQAEENRKISRYRDDYKKSPFTKCLRSTDNLARAATIRADILARRRGITSCGK
- the LOC131856074 gene encoding uncharacterized protein LOC131856074 isoform X2; amino-acid sequence: MHKKSLLQDLQAEESRRISRYKDDYKKSPFTKCLRGMNKLARAATLRADILARKRGLPLVGNSSAYSQSTSAFHDLPYQSQNVQEKNSQDRILRGETGNENGASPQVYCETDQCVSSIKGYESEDPAVFPSVYEDRTQSVSHFTLGKDPMHSFCNIAMPLAHNGPVITSASAVLPRDKALQSNSIIRESNSKLSKRQYSEISPLVHQEKLISVYGLIPGKDLVQNIGNISASLALVGPVMTHVSTGIEREERQNNNTKLLGQSFQPLAKKQFFEKDLVESMESPHYEADNEHNFCLAEDYQNSDKKIESVSQMNCPHNYQKQMHQKSLLQDLQAEENRKISRYRDDYKKSPFTKCLRSTDNLARAATIRADILARRRGITSCGK